The following are encoded together in the Streptomyces asoensis genome:
- a CDS encoding DUF4255 domain-containing protein produces MIHEVDEVLKELLAGGALAGSGIEVSFEAPTRDWAARRNAPVINTYLYDIREDVTRRQRGQMAVRDDRDVVVKRRQPPRWFRLSYLVTAWTRTPQDEHRLLSAVLATLLPREMLPADELPGSLRSLGLAMPVTVAGIQTESRSLAEIWSALGGELKPSLDLVVTAPFPAYPEYDAGPPVTEGAAVRLRGIDGDPPESGERAHRPHQVAAARAAREDARRPDPR; encoded by the coding sequence GTGATCCACGAGGTGGACGAGGTCCTCAAGGAGCTGCTCGCGGGGGGCGCGCTCGCCGGTTCCGGCATCGAGGTCTCCTTCGAGGCACCCACCCGTGACTGGGCGGCCCGGCGCAACGCCCCCGTCATCAACACCTACTTGTACGACATCCGCGAGGACGTGACCCGACGTCAGCGTGGCCAGATGGCGGTGCGGGACGACCGGGACGTCGTCGTCAAGCGCCGCCAACCGCCGCGCTGGTTCCGGCTCTCCTACCTCGTGACCGCCTGGACCCGGACCCCGCAGGACGAACACCGACTGTTGTCGGCGGTGTTGGCGACCCTGCTGCCGCGCGAGATGCTCCCGGCCGACGAACTGCCCGGCTCACTGCGCTCCCTGGGCCTGGCGATGCCGGTGACGGTGGCCGGCATCCAGACCGAGTCGCGTTCGCTCGCCGAGATCTGGTCCGCGCTCGGCGGTGAACTCAAGCCGTCCCTGGACCTGGTGGTGACGGCGCCCTTCCCGGCGTACCCCGAGTACGACGCCGGGCCGCCGGTCACGGAGGGCGCGGCGGTCCGCCTGCGCGGTATCGACGGCGATCCGCCGGAGTCCGGCGAACGCGCCCACCGCCCGCACCAGGTGGCCGCGGCCCGCGCCGCCCGTGAGGACGCCCGCCGCCCGGACCCGCGATGA
- a CDS encoding AAA family ATPase: protein MNGPLREREDAHALLAAEAERARAGAGRLVLLRGASGTGRSALLEAAAAHAARLGLRVLRTRCSPEDTALPFSSVLHLLGSVPEFADFGPGGDDRGSAARLWRVLRSYADEGPLMVAVDDVHLADEASRRWFVEAARRVDRLPVLLVATERSQYDIDPRPTGLSHALSPSAVRTHTLAPLTGPASARLVRAAFPTASDRWTADCVRAGAGSPLLLRALLDDLDGAPPPTAVPRTCAALYPGSYPAAVSWWLDSAGPATAEVARTLAALETASGTGPGSGPTTGRTTAPTLSAPTTSDPTASAPEAPDPTNPDPTNPDPTNPGPTGPDATVLDPTSLEVTSLDAMATGLTGTDASATEALAALVADASGADPARVSGWFTAMTRLGVLRPDADGRPRYAHPLLRDAVLSGWAPARRQDAHRAVAQAMLRRGDHLDAVARQLLGSAPAGLPWALRVLRDAGSVAARESRPEDAVRYLRRALQEPLPDDLRQRLLTELGSLEYASADTPAGIPRLAEALDLPAQPRDQVRTAIALGTALVGRGEVRTAVEVLRGLEARLAAHPDLARALQTASALLSDQDQTVRREAYRWLTDTAERSPELVGASGQALLVRYAATAGDLPAREAMRRLRTLLTEPADPLAEPFLLGTAAAVAQWADELDEAERLVERGLAGQHPSLLHPMEQALLDTRWDIAAARGAYATVLAERPEAARRTGNGPANADAHTLLALVETGRTAEARRLADTFDLRDTPDSWELNRFLYARGVLRFTEGDVAGALHDFLECGRRQSARAVLSPVVTPWRSAAAECRLVLGNPQEALALATEELRLARVWNTPRTMGRALRVLGRATRGRRGLELGEEAVAVLRDSPAEAELVSSLLAHGVQLTAVGERGRGRDHLREGAERAERLGSVRLLTYAEHALRSAGGRRTTPAHTGSGALTGSERRIAELAAEGRTNTEIAKLLHVARRTVETHLTSAYRKLGIRRRGELRGVLEDDVPRHRAG from the coding sequence ATGAACGGACCTTTGCGGGAACGCGAGGACGCGCACGCGCTGCTCGCGGCGGAGGCCGAACGCGCCCGCGCCGGAGCGGGCCGGCTCGTCCTGCTGCGCGGCGCGAGCGGCACGGGCAGGTCCGCCCTCCTGGAGGCCGCCGCCGCGCACGCCGCCCGGCTGGGCCTGCGCGTCCTGCGTACCCGCTGCTCGCCCGAGGACACCGCGCTGCCGTTCTCCTCCGTGCTGCATCTCCTCGGCTCCGTGCCGGAGTTCGCGGACTTCGGGCCGGGCGGCGACGACCGGGGGAGCGCGGCGCGGCTGTGGCGCGTGCTGCGGTCCTACGCGGACGAGGGCCCGCTCATGGTGGCCGTGGACGACGTCCACCTCGCCGACGAGGCCTCGCGCCGCTGGTTCGTCGAGGCCGCCCGCCGGGTCGACCGATTACCGGTACTCCTGGTGGCCACGGAACGCAGTCAGTACGACATCGATCCGCGGCCCACCGGTCTCAGCCACGCGCTGTCCCCGTCCGCGGTCCGCACGCACACCCTCGCCCCGCTCACCGGCCCGGCCTCGGCCCGGCTGGTGCGGGCCGCCTTCCCCACCGCCTCCGACCGGTGGACGGCGGACTGCGTACGGGCCGGTGCGGGCAGCCCGCTGCTTCTGCGCGCCCTCCTCGACGATCTCGACGGTGCACCGCCGCCGACCGCCGTGCCGAGGACGTGCGCCGCGCTGTACCCGGGTTCCTACCCGGCGGCCGTCTCCTGGTGGCTGGACAGCGCGGGCCCGGCGACGGCGGAGGTGGCCCGCACCCTCGCCGCCCTGGAGACCGCCTCCGGCACGGGCCCCGGGAGCGGTCCCACCACCGGCCGGACCACCGCCCCCACGCTCTCCGCCCCCACGACCTCCGATCCCACCGCCTCCGCCCCCGAGGCCCCCGACCCCACCAACCCCGACCCCACCAACCCCGACCCCACCAACCCCGGCCCCACCGGCCCCGACGCCACGGTCCTCGACCCGACGTCCCTCGAAGTCACGTCCCTCGACGCCATGGCCACCGGCCTCACGGGCACCGACGCCTCCGCCACCGAGGCCCTCGCCGCCCTGGTCGCCGACGCCTCCGGCGCCGACCCGGCGCGCGTGTCCGGCTGGTTCACCGCGATGACGCGGCTCGGGGTGCTGCGCCCGGACGCCGACGGCCGCCCCCGCTACGCGCACCCCCTCCTGCGCGACGCCGTCCTCAGCGGCTGGGCCCCCGCCCGCCGCCAGGACGCCCACCGCGCGGTCGCCCAGGCGATGCTGCGCCGGGGCGACCACCTCGACGCCGTGGCACGGCAGTTGCTGGGCAGCGCCCCCGCCGGACTGCCCTGGGCGCTGCGGGTGCTGCGCGACGCCGGCAGCGTGGCCGCGCGCGAGTCCCGCCCCGAGGACGCCGTCCGCTACCTGCGCCGGGCCCTCCAGGAGCCGCTGCCCGACGACCTGCGCCAGCGCCTGCTGACCGAACTGGGCTCCCTGGAGTACGCCTCCGCCGACACCCCGGCGGGCATTCCCCGGCTGGCCGAGGCGCTCGACCTGCCCGCCCAGCCCCGCGACCAGGTCCGCACCGCCATCGCGCTCGGCACGGCGCTCGTGGGCCGCGGGGAGGTCCGTACGGCGGTGGAGGTGCTGCGCGGGCTGGAGGCCCGGCTGGCCGCCCACCCCGATCTCGCGCGCGCCCTCCAGACGGCGTCCGCGCTCCTGTCCGACCAGGACCAGACGGTCCGCCGGGAGGCCTACCGCTGGCTCACCGACACCGCCGAACGCTCCCCGGAACTCGTCGGCGCCTCCGGTCAGGCCCTGCTCGTGCGGTACGCGGCGACGGCGGGCGACCTCCCGGCGCGCGAGGCGATGCGGCGGCTGCGCACGCTGCTGACGGAACCCGCCGATCCGCTCGCCGAGCCGTTCCTGCTGGGCACGGCCGCGGCGGTGGCCCAGTGGGCCGACGAACTCGACGAGGCGGAACGGCTGGTGGAACGCGGGCTGGCGGGACAGCATCCGTCGCTGCTGCACCCGATGGAACAGGCCCTGCTGGACACCAGGTGGGACATAGCGGCGGCGCGCGGCGCCTACGCGACCGTGCTCGCCGAGCGCCCGGAGGCGGCCCGGCGCACCGGCAACGGGCCCGCCAACGCGGACGCGCACACCCTGCTCGCCCTGGTCGAGACCGGCAGGACGGCGGAGGCCCGCCGCCTCGCCGACACCTTCGACCTGCGTGACACCCCCGACTCCTGGGAACTGAACCGCTTCCTCTACGCGCGGGGGGTGCTCCGGTTCACCGAAGGGGATGTGGCGGGCGCCCTGCACGACTTCCTGGAGTGCGGCCGCCGCCAGTCCGCGCGGGCCGTCCTCAGCCCGGTCGTCACGCCGTGGCGTTCGGCGGCCGCCGAATGCCGGCTGGTGCTGGGCAATCCCCAGGAGGCGCTGGCCCTCGCGACGGAGGAACTGCGGCTGGCCCGCGTGTGGAACACCCCGCGCACCATGGGACGGGCGCTGCGCGTGCTGGGCCGGGCGACCCGGGGCAGGCGGGGCCTGGAACTGGGCGAGGAGGCGGTCGCCGTGCTGCGGGACTCGCCGGCCGAGGCGGAACTCGTGTCCTCGCTCCTCGCCCACGGCGTGCAGCTGACCGCCGTCGGCGAACGCGGCCGGGGACGCGACCATCTGCGGGAGGGCGCCGAACGCGCCGAACGGCTGGGCAGCGTGCGTCTCCTGACCTACGCCGAGCACGCCCTGCGCAGCGCCGGCGGCCGCCGTACCACCCCCGCCCACACCGGCTCGGGGGCGCTCACCGGCAGCGAACGCCGTATCGCGGAACTCGCGGCGGAAGGCCGCACCAACACCGAGATAGCCAAGCTCCTGCACGTGGCCCGGCGCACCGTGGAGACCCACCTGACCAGCGCCTACCGCAAACTGGGAATCCGACGCCGGGGCGAACTGCGGGGCGTGCTGGAGGACGACGTGCCGCGACACCGCGCGGGCTGA
- a CDS encoding cold-shock protein, with protein MASGTVKWFNSEKGFGFIEQDGGGADVFAHYSNIATSGFRELQEGQKVTFDVTQGQKGPQAENILPA; from the coding sequence ATGGCATCTGGCACCGTGAAGTGGTTCAACTCGGAAAAGGGCTTCGGCTTCATCGAGCAGGACGGTGGCGGCGCAGACGTGTTCGCCCACTACTCGAACATCGCCACGTCCGGCTTCCGTGAGCTTCAGGAAGGCCAGAAGGTTACCTTCGACGTCACCCAGGGCCAGAAGGGCCCGCAGGCGGAGAACATCCTGCCCGCCTGA
- a CDS encoding DEAD/DEAH box helicase, with the protein MNRNSSVRSRTDRRQGAPSRSAKPGRSGRGSRPAASGGEFAVPVTLTPGLPAVEAFTELDMPERLLSALEAEGVTTPFPIQAATLPNSLAGRDVLGRGRTGSGKTLAFGLALLARTAGQRAEPRQPLALVLVPTRELAQQVTDALTPYARALRLRLATVVGGLSIGRQASALRGGAEVVVATPGRLKDLIDRADCRLDQVAITVLDEADQMADMGFMPQVTALLDQVRPDGQRMLFSATLDRNVDRLVRNYLHDPVVHSVDPSAGAVTTMEHHLLHVEDEDKHATTTEIAARDGRVIMFLDTKHAADRLAKKLLAVGVRAASLHGGKSQNQRTRTLAQFKDGHVTVLVATNVAARGIHVDNLDLVVNVDPPADHKDYLHRGGRTARAGESGTVVTLVLPNQRREMTRLMADAGITPQTTRVRSGGSELSRITGAQAPSGVPVVLAPPVTENRPVRAAATSRSRSRRPAAQSGGRPAAQGGGRAGGQGGGRPSAQSGGRAAAQGGGRSAAQGGRAGSQGGRRRSSGSGSGNPAGGR; encoded by the coding sequence ATGAACCGCAACAGCTCCGTCCGCTCCCGTACGGACAGGCGCCAGGGCGCCCCCTCCCGTTCGGCCAAGCCGGGGCGGAGCGGACGCGGGAGTCGTCCCGCCGCGTCCGGCGGTGAATTCGCCGTACCCGTCACTCTCACCCCGGGATTGCCTGCGGTCGAGGCTTTCACCGAACTCGACATGCCCGAGCGGCTGTTGAGTGCTCTCGAAGCCGAGGGTGTGACCACCCCGTTCCCCATCCAGGCCGCGACGCTGCCGAACTCGCTGGCCGGCCGGGACGTCCTGGGCCGTGGCCGCACCGGTTCCGGCAAGACCCTCGCCTTCGGTCTCGCCCTGCTCGCCCGCACCGCCGGGCAGCGGGCCGAACCCCGGCAGCCGCTGGCCCTGGTGCTCGTCCCCACCCGGGAACTGGCCCAGCAGGTCACCGACGCCCTCACCCCCTACGCCCGCGCGCTGCGGCTGCGGCTCGCCACGGTGGTCGGCGGTCTGTCGATCGGCCGGCAGGCGAGCGCCCTGCGGGGCGGCGCCGAGGTCGTCGTGGCCACGCCCGGCCGGCTCAAGGACCTCATCGACCGGGCCGACTGCCGCCTGGACCAGGTCGCCATCACCGTCCTCGACGAGGCCGACCAGATGGCCGACATGGGCTTCATGCCGCAGGTCACCGCCCTGCTCGACCAGGTGCGTCCCGACGGTCAGCGCATGCTGTTCTCGGCGACCCTGGACCGTAACGTCGACCGGCTGGTGCGCAACTACCTGCACGATCCCGTCGTCCACTCGGTCGACCCGTCGGCGGGCGCCGTCACCACGATGGAGCACCACCTGCTTCACGTGGAGGACGAGGACAAGCACGCCACGACGACGGAGATCGCCGCCCGCGACGGGCGCGTGATCATGTTCCTGGACACCAAGCACGCGGCGGACCGGCTGGCCAAGAAGCTGCTGGCGGTCGGGGTGCGCGCGGCCTCGCTGCACGGCGGCAAGTCGCAGAACCAGCGGACCCGGACCCTGGCCCAGTTCAAGGACGGCCATGTCACGGTGCTGGTGGCGACCAACGTCGCGGCCCGCGGCATCCACGTCGACAACCTCGACCTGGTCGTCAACGTCGATCCGCCCGCCGACCACAAGGACTACCTGCACCGCGGTGGCCGTACGGCCCGCGCGGGCGAGTCGGGCACCGTCGTCACCCTGGTGCTGCCCAACCAGCGCCGGGAGATGACGCGTCTGATGGCCGACGCCGGCATCACCCCGCAGACCACCCGGGTCCGCTCGGGCGGCAGCGAGCTGAGCCGCATCACGGGTGCTCAGGCGCCCTCCGGTGTGCCCGTCGTGCTCGCCCCGCCGGTCACCGAGAACCGTCCCGTGCGCGCGGCCGCCACCTCACGCTCCCGCAGCCGCCGCCCGGCGGCGCAGAGCGGTGGCCGCCCGGCGGCCCAGGGCGGTGGCCGTGCCGGGGGCCAGGGCGGCGGCCGTCCGTCGGCGCAGAGCGGTGGCCGTGCCGCGGCCCAGGGCGGCGGGCGTTCCGCGGCCCAGGGCGGGCGGGCCGGCTCGCAGGGCGGCCGTCGCCGCTCCTCGGGCAGCGGCAGCGGCAACCCCGCGGGCGGCCGCTGA
- a CDS encoding helix-turn-helix transcriptional regulator produces the protein MLSTPRTPETGAAGIAAAGTAAPGPAAFGTTVGSGLGAGTGAGTRRRIPVAVQAPDPISREGAVSQLRGRPEVEVREEVSAAPGTVALLIEDTLDEAALARLRRIVRSEGARAVLVVGTIRETELLDVIECGVGAIVWRREATAHRLVQAVLAAHRGDGDLPADLLGRLISQVGTLHRGAAGRPGAPSLGLAPREVDVLRLVAEGLDTGEIASKLSYSERTVKNVMHGLTTRLHLRNRAHAVAYALREGYI, from the coding sequence TTGCTCAGCACACCACGGACACCAGAGACCGGCGCCGCGGGTATCGCGGCGGCGGGTACCGCGGCCCCGGGCCCCGCGGCCTTCGGCACGACCGTCGGCAGCGGCCTCGGTGCCGGCACCGGCGCCGGCACCCGGCGGCGGATCCCGGTGGCCGTCCAGGCGCCGGACCCGATCTCCCGCGAGGGCGCCGTCAGCCAGTTGCGCGGCCGTCCCGAGGTGGAGGTCCGCGAGGAGGTCTCCGCGGCCCCGGGCACGGTGGCCCTGCTGATCGAGGACACCCTCGACGAAGCGGCGCTGGCCCGGCTGCGGCGGATCGTGCGCAGCGAGGGCGCGCGGGCCGTGCTCGTCGTGGGCACGATCCGCGAGACCGAACTGCTCGACGTCATCGAGTGCGGGGTCGGCGCCATCGTCTGGCGCCGCGAGGCCACCGCGCACCGGCTGGTGCAGGCGGTGCTGGCCGCCCACCGGGGCGACGGCGACCTGCCCGCGGACCTGCTCGGCAGGCTCATCAGCCAGGTGGGCACACTGCACCGCGGTGCGGCGGGCCGGCCCGGCGCCCCCTCCCTGGGACTCGCGCCCCGGGAGGTGGACGTCCTGCGGCTGGTCGCCGAGGGCCTGGACACCGGAGAGATCGCCAGCAAGCTGTCCTACTCCGAACGAACCGTCAAGAACGTCATGCACGGGCTCACGACCCGGTTGCATCTGCGCAATCGGGCACACGCGGTGGCATATGCCCTCCGGGAAGGCTACATCTGA
- a CDS encoding DUF4287 domain-containing protein — protein MTEPVKGPASYFPSIEKKYGRPIAEWQTLIRASPLTRHMELVAWLKTEHGLGHGHAGALVAHTRAQDAGA, from the coding sequence ATGACCGAACCTGTGAAGGGCCCCGCGAGTTACTTCCCGTCGATCGAGAAGAAGTACGGACGTCCCATCGCCGAGTGGCAGACCCTGATCCGGGCCTCGCCGCTCACCCGGCACATGGAACTCGTGGCCTGGCTGAAGACCGAGCACGGCCTGGGCCACGGCCACGCGGGCGCCCTCGTCGCCCACACGCGGGCGCAGGACGCCGGCGCGTGA
- a CDS encoding ricin-type beta-trefoil lectin domain protein, translating to MTLWTSLEPASATVDPGGTTTVRLRVRNTGDVVDEYRFEPVGAIAPWTTVEPPTLRLYPGTTGTVELVFAPPRTPDATAGPNPYAVRITPTEHPDAVTVPEGNLTITPFTEVRAELVPPTVKGRFRGRPRLAIDNLGNTRVTASVAGSDMGDHLGYEFRPGNVQVEPGRAVFVDTTLRPRQIIWFGSKEQRPYAVNVQRSGAVPLSVDGTFVQRGFLPRWLATALSLTLALAIAFVMIWLTYKPRVTTSASEKLAETGSTALPSPAVSVPSAPKADASAAPLPEPQTPSAQAPQDGTGGSTSGGSSSSGGGGGGSTSGGSGDTQTAAPVPGAIIIGQGSKRCVDITDAQDGEGKDGTPLQLWDCAGSANQKWVFKSDGTVRSLGLCMDVAWGSKEDGAVIQVANCSGNPAQQWVLSQYGDLVNPQADKCIDAKDNGTGNGTKLQLWTCSGTSGQKWRAQ from the coding sequence GTGACTCTGTGGACTTCTCTGGAGCCGGCCTCCGCGACCGTGGACCCCGGCGGCACCACGACCGTACGGCTGCGGGTGCGCAACACCGGTGACGTGGTCGACGAGTACCGCTTCGAGCCGGTCGGCGCGATCGCGCCCTGGACGACGGTGGAGCCGCCGACCCTGCGGTTGTACCCGGGCACGACGGGCACCGTCGAGCTGGTCTTCGCGCCGCCGCGCACCCCGGACGCGACGGCCGGCCCCAATCCCTACGCCGTGCGCATCACGCCCACCGAACACCCCGACGCCGTCACGGTCCCCGAGGGGAACCTGACGATCACGCCGTTCACCGAGGTGCGGGCGGAGCTGGTCCCGCCGACCGTGAAGGGGCGGTTCCGCGGGCGGCCGCGGCTGGCGATCGACAACCTGGGCAACACCCGGGTGACGGCGTCCGTGGCCGGCTCCGACATGGGCGACCACCTCGGCTACGAGTTCCGGCCGGGCAATGTGCAGGTCGAGCCGGGGCGGGCGGTGTTCGTCGACACGACCCTGCGTCCCCGGCAGATCATCTGGTTCGGCTCGAAGGAACAGCGGCCGTACGCGGTGAACGTGCAGCGCTCGGGCGCCGTGCCGCTGTCGGTGGACGGCACGTTCGTGCAGCGCGGGTTCCTGCCGCGCTGGCTGGCCACCGCCCTCAGTCTCACGCTGGCCCTCGCCATCGCGTTCGTGATGATCTGGCTGACGTACAAACCGCGGGTCACCACCAGCGCGAGCGAGAAGCTCGCGGAGACGGGCAGTACGGCGCTGCCCTCCCCCGCGGTGTCCGTGCCGTCCGCTCCGAAGGCGGACGCCTCGGCCGCGCCGCTGCCCGAGCCGCAGACGCCCTCCGCGCAGGCGCCGCAGGACGGCACCGGCGGTTCCACGTCCGGCGGTTCCTCCTCGTCGGGCGGCGGGGGCGGCGGGAGCACGTCCGGTGGTTCCGGCGACACGCAGACGGCGGCACCGGTACCCGGCGCGATCATCATCGGCCAGGGTTCGAAGCGGTGCGTCGACATCACCGACGCCCAGGACGGCGAGGGCAAGGACGGCACCCCGCTCCAGCTGTGGGACTGCGCCGGGTCGGCCAACCAGAAGTGGGTGTTCAAGAGCGACGGCACCGTGCGCTCGCTGGGCCTGTGCATGGATGTCGCCTGGGGTTCGAAGGAGGACGGCGCGGTCATCCAGGTGGCCAACTGCTCCGGGAACCCCGCCCAGCAGTGGGTGCTGAGCCAGTACGGCGACCTGGTCAACCCGCAGGCCGACAAGTGCATCGACGCCAAGGACAACGGCACCGGCAACGGTACGAAGCTCCAGCTGTGGACCTGCTCGGGCACATCCGGCCAGAAGTGGCGCGCTCAGTAG
- a CDS encoding SCO0607 family lipoprotein, protein MTRGRTGAGRRPAGAVAALAVAVSALALLTGCSLQIEEASCGGGEYPVLAVNSSGSDCVPDGEEPADGWARYPEGKVPEKVGDKWDVYWSTRTLDENGDIVTLPEGQ, encoded by the coding sequence ATGACCAGGGGCCGGACGGGCGCGGGCCGTAGGCCGGCCGGGGCGGTGGCGGCGCTCGCCGTGGCCGTGTCGGCCCTCGCGCTGCTCACCGGCTGCTCCCTCCAGATCGAGGAGGCGAGCTGCGGCGGCGGCGAGTACCCGGTGCTCGCCGTGAACAGCAGCGGCAGCGACTGCGTGCCGGACGGCGAGGAGCCGGCGGACGGCTGGGCCCGCTATCCCGAGGGCAAGGTCCCCGAGAAGGTCGGCGACAAGTGGGACGTCTACTGGAGCACCCGCACCCTCGACGAGAACGGCGACATCGTCACGCTCCCCGAGGGGCAGTGA
- a CDS encoding DUF952 domain-containing protein, which translates to MIYHVVPLDEWSADPDRPYAPASLAEDGFVHCSPDEATTLRVVNAFYRTARRPLLALVLDERRLTARCAWEAAAPAPPPGVAEGTLFPHVFGPIDRDAVTRVLEVRWDDDGLATALA; encoded by the coding sequence ATGATTTATCACGTCGTGCCGCTGGACGAGTGGAGCGCCGATCCGGACCGGCCCTACGCACCGGCCTCGCTCGCGGAGGACGGGTTCGTGCACTGCTCCCCCGACGAGGCGACCACCCTCCGCGTCGTCAACGCGTTCTACCGGACGGCCCGCAGACCGCTGCTGGCCCTCGTCCTGGACGAACGGCGGCTCACGGCGCGCTGCGCGTGGGAGGCGGCCGCGCCGGCCCCGCCGCCGGGGGTCGCCGAAGGCACCCTGTTCCCGCACGTGTTCGGCCCCATCGACCGCGACGCCGTGACCCGGGTCCTGGAAGTCCGCTGGGACGACGACGGCTTGGCGACCGCCCTGGCCTGA
- a CDS encoding ATP-binding protein translates to MTDAYTEAPAAAPASPAAATGPSAAAPVPSATGAAADGAGSLLVRLGALRDRVGALVDRRAAADPTAADPLRGLYLSEEAVRHLLEAHPAPDALDDATAPPQDSADSLTALAARLGLTGLDAAILLVALAPDLDRDFEPLYGYLNDDVSRRRATVGLALELCGAPAHAAGARSRFHTSAPLRAYGLLDVEEPERPFLSRTLRVPDRLLAHLLGDGTPDETLRGHLHPLPPALPAEDEEFVRLLAPRLRDGGPLVGYLREHREGDGLAAIASALRAAGLDALRFTGPDDRIPALLREARLGGRAIVLSGLPERPEPLFEALAGATDVTVLLTDPRPYDPHWCADDPLVLEAPRRRAGGTAAWAAALDSAGAPATAPGFDLATVVAPYRLGGERVARAARAASALAAFEGGPLTADHVRLAARQQSASGLEQHARRIRPDVGWQDLVLPERPLTQLHELALRARHRDRVLGDWRLSAGGGRGRGVLGLFAGESGTGKTLSAEVVAAELGLDLYVVQLSSVVDKYVGETEKNLERIFSEADRTDAVLLFDEADAVFGKRSEVKDAHDKYANMESAYLLQRLESFDGIALLTTNLRANIDEAFTRRLDLVVDFPFPDAGQRLALWRHGLSHVPCADGVDPAPLARDFELAGGSIRSAVVTAAYLAAGRDEPVGDGDLLEGARREYRKAGRLVPGEANW, encoded by the coding sequence ATGACCGACGCGTACACCGAGGCCCCGGCGGCCGCACCCGCATCCCCCGCTGCCGCCACCGGACCTTCCGCCGCCGCCCCCGTCCCGTCCGCGACCGGCGCCGCCGCGGACGGGGCCGGATCGCTGCTCGTGCGGCTCGGTGCCCTGCGGGACCGGGTCGGCGCCCTGGTCGACCGGCGCGCGGCCGCCGACCCGACCGCCGCCGACCCGCTGCGCGGCCTGTACCTCTCCGAGGAGGCGGTACGCCACCTGCTCGAGGCCCACCCGGCCCCCGACGCCCTCGACGACGCCACCGCCCCACCGCAGGACTCCGCCGACTCCCTCACCGCCCTTGCCGCCCGGCTGGGCCTGACCGGACTCGACGCGGCGATCCTCCTCGTCGCGCTCGCCCCCGATCTGGACCGCGACTTCGAGCCGCTGTACGGGTACCTCAACGACGACGTGAGCAGGCGGCGCGCCACCGTGGGGCTCGCCCTCGAACTGTGCGGGGCGCCCGCGCACGCGGCCGGGGCCCGGTCCCGCTTCCACACCTCCGCGCCGCTGCGCGCCTACGGCCTGCTCGACGTCGAGGAGCCCGAACGGCCCTTCCTCTCCCGTACGTTGCGCGTCCCGGACCGGCTGCTCGCGCACCTGCTCGGCGACGGCACGCCCGACGAGACCCTGCGCGGGCACCTGCACCCGCTGCCCCCCGCGCTGCCCGCCGAGGACGAGGAGTTCGTGCGCCTGCTGGCGCCGCGGCTGCGGGACGGCGGACCGCTCGTCGGCTATCTGCGCGAACACCGCGAGGGCGACGGCCTGGCGGCGATCGCCTCGGCCCTGCGCGCCGCCGGACTCGACGCCCTGCGCTTCACCGGGCCCGACGACCGGATACCCGCGCTGCTGCGCGAGGCCCGGCTGGGCGGCCGGGCGATCGTGCTGTCCGGACTGCCCGAGCGGCCCGAGCCGCTGTTCGAGGCACTGGCGGGGGCGACGGACGTCACGGTCCTCCTCACCGACCCCCGCCCCTACGACCCGCACTGGTGCGCCGACGACCCGCTCGTGCTGGAGGCGCCACGGCGCCGGGCGGGCGGGACGGCCGCCTGGGCCGCGGCCCTCGACTCCGCCGGCGCCCCCGCCACCGCCCCCGGCTTCGACCTCGCCACCGTCGTCGCCCCCTACCGCCTCGGCGGTGAGCGGGTCGCCCGTGCCGCGCGGGCCGCCTCCGCCCTGGCCGCCTTCGAGGGCGGACCGCTGACCGCCGACCATGTGCGGCTGGCGGCCCGGCAGCAGTCGGCCTCCGGCCTCGAACAGCACGCGCGGCGGATCCGCCCGGACGTCGGCTGGCAGGACCTCGTGCTGCCCGAGCGGCCGCTGACCCAGCTGCACGAACTCGCCCTGCGGGCCCGGCACCGCGACCGGGTCCTGGGCGACTGGCGGCTCAGCGCCGGCGGCGGGCGCGGCCGGGGCGTCCTCGGGCTGTTCGCGGGCGAGTCGGGCACCGGCAAGACGCTGTCCGCCGAGGTCGTCGCCGCCGAACTCGGCCTCGACCTCTACGTCGTCCAGCTGTCCTCGGTCGTCGACAAGTACGTCGGTGAGACCGAGAAGAACCTGGAGCGCATCTTCTCCGAGGCCGACCGCACCGACGCCGTGCTGCTCTTCGACGAGGCCGACGCCGTCTTCGGCAAGCGGTCGGAGGTGAAGGACGCGCACGACAAGTACGCCAACATGGAGAGCGCCTACCTGCTCCAGCGGCTGGAGTCCTTCGACGGCATCGCGCTGCTCACCACCAACCTGCGCGCCAACATCGACGAGGCGTTCACCCGGCGCCTGGACCTGGTGGTCGACTTCCCCTTCCCCGACGCCGGACAGCGGCTCGCGCTGTGGCGGCACGGGCTGAGCCACGTGCCCTGCGCCGACGGCGTCGATCCCGCCCCGCTGGCGCGGGACTTCGAGCTGGCCGGCGGTTCGATCCGCAGCGCGGTCGTCACCGCCGCCTACCTCGCGGCCGGACGCGACGAGCCGGTCGGTGACGGCGATCTGCTCGAAGGGGCCCGCCGCGAGTACCGCAAGGCGGGCCGCCTGGTGCCGGGCGAAGCCAACTGGTGA